DNA sequence from the Hoylesella buccalis ATCC 35310 genome:
TAGAAAGACGTGAGTACGCTTGCCTTGATGCTCTCCCAGTACCGCTTGGCGGTATTGGCATCGACGGCATCACGATAAATCATCTGTTTGAGCCTTTGGGTTGGCTCGAAAAGTTGTTGCTCCGATTGGCTCCAATAGCGGAGGTCATCGGGACTGTCACATCGATTCAGCACGCATTTCAAGCCACCGAATCCCTGATAGTTGCGCAAGATACTTTTCTCAGCTTCGGTGGCTTCGCGGCGTTCTTTTTCCAAGCGAAGCACAACACGGATGGCTTCTGTGTTGGCTTCAAGGACGTTTTTCTTATTGTATGCCATAGTTTTTTCTTTTTAATTAAGGAGGAAAAAGGTCGGAAGATAACAGTATATCACCTTCCGACCTGTTCTGTTCCGCTTTGTTTCTATAGGGATTATCTCCCTCGTTGTTTTCCTTTCCTGTTTTCAAATTCAAAAGAAGTGGTGTAATCTTCATTAAGGACAAGTCGGGCGTTGAACTTTTTGCCTGCCTTACTGGTCAATCCTTTGAGAATGGGTGTACGTCCTGTGGTCAACAAATCTCGGATATTGTCCTCTGTAAGGAGCGTTCCGCAAACCTCACGGAAGACGTGGAAGTCACAGCTCTCATGCTTGCACTTGGCTATCTTAGCATAAATGCCCACGCTCTCAGTGCCACATTTGGGGCAGCGATAGGTGGGATAAGACTTCTGTTTGGGGGCAAGAGAAAGCAGTTCCTCGCAGATGGTACCAACGTAAGAGTTGATGCCTTGTGCAAACTTTTCGGGCGGCATCTGTCCAGCCTCGATAGCGGCAAGAGCCAGTTCCCAACTACCTGTCATCTCTGCATTGGCAATCTTCTTGTCCTTGACAATCTCATAGACGACCAAGCCTTTCTCGGTAGGTACGATGGATTTCTTGTCTCTTCGGATATAGTCACGGAGAATAAGTGTCTCGATGATGTTGGCACGGGTGGCAGGTGTTCCGATGCCACACTCAGCCATTGCTTTCTTACTTTCTGCATCTTCGACCTCTTTTCCTGCGTTCTCCATCGCAGAAAGCAGTGTCGCTTCTGTGTAGAGAGGTTTAGGTTTGGTCTTATGCTCGGTGATGTCAGTAGAAACAAGTGGTAAAACCTCTCCCTCCGTCAAATCAGGCAATGAAGGTAAAACCTGTTCATTGTCGTTTTCCTTTTTCTCTACATCAGTAACCTGCTCTTTCTGCACGGCTTTCCAGCCCAAGGAGATTTGTCGGCACGCCTTCCAAGTAAAGGAGTTGGCGCCGTCCGTGAACTGCACCTGCATACGCTCTTCTTCGGAATCGGGAAGAAAGGCTTCAATGAAGCGATTGACCACCATTTGATAGATAGTTGTTTCATCTGCCGACATTCCTGAAGGCGTTTCTCCTGTAGGAATAATGGCGTGGTGATCGGTTATCTTTGCGTTGTCCACCGAATGGCGGTTAAGTGGATTTGATAGTGGCATGCCTGTCTTACGCAGCAGGGCGGGTACTTCCTCGAAGACATCCTCGCTGATATATCGGCTGCCTGTGCGGGGATAGTTCATAGAATAATGACAATGAAAGAAGAATGGGTAAGTACAAACGGAAACACTTGAACAATAACAACTTATACACTTTTCTGCATTTTGAGATATGGCAAGATTGAGCGAAAAACGGCAATAGTTCCGTTACCAACTCGTAACCCATAGGGCACAAAGCAAAAAGGGGTTACGAATTGAATATAAACAACTGTGGCATAGGTTTTTATTCCTCATCTTTCATTTTTCTGCATAGCTCAAGAACTCTTGTTCGTATGTACCTTTGCAAGCAAAGGAAATTAGAAAAAAAACGACAGAAAAATGAAAGAAAACAAACTGAAAGTCTCGTTTTTCACACAGGCTAAACGAGCGGACAAAAAAGGCATGGTGCCGCTTATCGGACGGATAGAACTGGGCAGGAAGTATTCCGCCTTTTCCGCCAAAAAGAAAGTCCCATTATCTCTTTGGGATAGCAGAAAGCAACGTCTTCTCGGCAAGAGTGCCATCGCAAATTCTATCAACCAGTATTTGAATGAATGCACTGCACTCATTCATGCACGCTATCGGGAACTTTGCGAAAGTGGAGAGTCATTCACGGCTACGGATGTGCGCAATGCCTATCAGGGACAGCTTTGTCAAAACGCAATGCTTTTAGAGTGCTATGCTGAGTACCTCACACAGATTCATGAAAGAGTGGGCATAGACCGGGCAATGAAAACACTGGAGCTGCGTACCTATCAGCAAACTCTTCTTCGGGAGTATGTGCGTAGGAAATACAAGTTAAGTGATATTCCGCTCATGGAACTGGATATTTCCTTTATAGAAGGCTATGAATACTTTCTGACAATAGACCGAAAATTGAAACGTGGCAGTATATGCAGTGCCTTGGCTGCATTGAAGGCGGTTGTGAACAAGGCTGTCAAAAATGGCATGATAGACATGTATCCGTTCATTGGTTACAGTTACGAAAAGACGAAAGGAACGCCGAGAAACATCACGCAGGACGACCTGCAAAAGATTATCGACCTGCCCATCAAATGGGAGAAATATCGTGTCGTCCGTGATTTGTTCGTGTTCTCCTGCTTCAGCGGTCTTGCCATTTCGGATATACGCAATCTCAAAGAGGAAAACATCATCATTGAGGAAGGAAAGCTATGTATTAAAAGCAAGCGTGTCAAGACGAAGACCCCTTTTCGCGTAGTAGTTCTCTCCCCAGCCAAGACCATTATGGAAAGATATAGGGGCAGACGTGCGGGATATGTATTTGACGTTCCCCCAAGAGACGTGGTTTACAATGCGATGCACCACATACAGAGAAGTATCGGTATGAAAACCCCTCTGACCTTTCACATGGCTCGCCATACTTTTGCTTCGGTCATTACCCTGTCGGCTGGTGTTCCAATAGAAACCGTAAGCGGTATGTTGGGACATACCAATTTGAGAACGACACAAGTGTATGCAGCGGTCAATTCAGAAAGAATAAGACAGGATATGCAGAAGATTCAACAACGGATAGAACACACTTTCACCTTAAAATTATAGCTTATGGCACGCAGTACATTCAAGACATTGTTTTACATCAACCGTTCCAAACTGAAGAAGAACGGCAAATGCCCGATAATGGGACGAATCACGATAGACGGACAACAAGTACAATACAGTATGGGGTTGGATATCAATCCAAACAATTGGGACGCAAAGCATGGCAGATGCAAAGGCGACATTGACGAAATGAAGAACATCAACCGCATACTGACAGAAAAGGAAGGACAGATACAAACCAAATACAATGAGCTGGTTTGGCAAAAGGGGTATGTAAGTGCAGAACTGCTCAAAAATTGTCTGACGGAGGATTCACAAAGCAATGGAATGCTCATGGAAGAGGCAGACCGTTTTATAGAGGAAAAACGCCCTTGTGTGGGAATTTCCATCGCCCAATCCACTTTCCGCAACTACATCTATGACAAGCAGCTCATAGTATCCTTCCTGCTGGAAAAATACGGAATGTCCGATATTGGTTATTCACGGTTGGACTATGGCTTTGTCGAAGAATTGGATTTCTATCTTAAAAGCAAGCGCAGATTATCACCTGCCACCATTCAAATGACGGTTATTTTCTTGAGAAAGCTCATCAGCATCGGACAACAGAAAAAATACATCCGCCGAGACCCGTTTGTGGATTTTAAGGCGGAAAAACCACGTGGCACGAGAAGGTATCTCACAACGGAAGAACTCAAGCGCATTTTGCAAACGCCCATCTTAAACAAGCAGT
Encoded proteins:
- a CDS encoding site-specific integrase; this encodes MKENKLKVSFFTQAKRADKKGMVPLIGRIELGRKYSAFSAKKKVPLSLWDSRKQRLLGKSAIANSINQYLNECTALIHARYRELCESGESFTATDVRNAYQGQLCQNAMLLECYAEYLTQIHERVGIDRAMKTLELRTYQQTLLREYVRRKYKLSDIPLMELDISFIEGYEYFLTIDRKLKRGSICSALAALKAVVNKAVKNGMIDMYPFIGYSYEKTKGTPRNITQDDLQKIIDLPIKWEKYRVVRDLFVFSCFSGLAISDIRNLKEENIIIEEGKLCIKSKRVKTKTPFRVVVLSPAKTIMERYRGRRAGYVFDVPPRDVVYNAMHHIQRSIGMKTPLTFHMARHTFASVITLSAGVPIETVSGMLGHTNLRTTQVYAAVNSERIRQDMQKIQQRIEHTFTLKL
- a CDS encoding site-specific integrase; amino-acid sequence: MARSTFKTLFYINRSKLKKNGKCPIMGRITIDGQQVQYSMGLDINPNNWDAKHGRCKGDIDEMKNINRILTEKEGQIQTKYNELVWQKGYVSAELLKNCLTEDSQSNGMLMEEADRFIEEKRPCVGISIAQSTFRNYIYDKQLIVSFLLEKYGMSDIGYSRLDYGFVEELDFYLKSKRRLSPATIQMTVIFLRKLISIGQQKKYIRRDPFVDFKAEKPRGTRRYLTTEELKRILQTPILNKQFERARQLFIFCAFTGLARVDMLRLTPKHIHHYDDGTCEIRIKRQKTDVEAIIPLLPIAKEILDIHIKGKQHDDLIFPTLNVSKASFACINIGQICQIEKGLTFHMARHTFATTICLSNGIAMETLCKMLGHSDIGTTQIYGKITDLKIREDMNRLQEHKSKAFSDYTEAIEKQNATIF